From a region of the Alnus glutinosa chromosome 1, dhAlnGlut1.1, whole genome shotgun sequence genome:
- the LOC133861986 gene encoding histone-lysine N-methyltransferase ATXR6 gives MALSRRTRAPKPLSKPPIEDSDDDATEYSDVCCEECGSGDCAAKLLLCDKCDKGYHLFCVRPILVSVPKGSWFCPSCSMHKIKLKSFPLVQTKIVDFFRIQRSSDSTQKLSQDYRKKRKRASSLVMSKKKRRMLPFIPSEDPTRRLEQMASLATALTATGTEFSNELTYMPGMAPRSANRAALEHEGMQVMSKEDTETLNLCKSMMERGEWPPLMVVFDPHEGFTVEADRFIKDLTIITEYVGDVDYLKKRENDDGDSMMTLLSAADHSKSLVICPDRRSNIARFINGINNHTLDGKKKQNLKCVRFDVNGECRVLLIANRDIPKGERLYYDYNGYEHEYPTEHFV, from the exons ATGGCACTGAGCCGGAGGACTCGGGCTCCGAAGCCGCTCTCGAAACCTCCTATTGAAGACAGCGACGACGATGCCACGGAATACAGCGACGTTTGCTGCGAGGAATGCGGGTCCGGCGACTGCGCGGCCAAGCTTCTTCTCTGCGACAAATGCGACAAAGGGTATCATTTGTTTTGCGTTAGACCCATCTTGGTTTCGGTGCCCAAGGGGTCGTGGTTCTGTCCCTCTTGCTCTATGCACAAGATCAAATTGAAAT CTTTCCCCCTTGTTCAAACCAAGATTGTCGATTTCTTCCGCATTCAAAGATCTTCAGACTCAACCCAGAAACTAAGTCAAG attatcgAAAGAAACGGAAGCGGGCTAGTAGCTTAGTGATgtcaaagaagaaaaggaggatgTTACCGTTCATCCCAAGTGAGGATCCTACAAGGAGATTGGAGCAAATGGCGTCACTTGCAACGGCATTGACAGCCACTGGGACAGAATTTAGTAATGAGCTCACATATATGCCTGGCATGGCGCCAAGGTCGGCTAATCGTGCAGCCCTTGAGCACGAAGGAATGCAG GTCATGTCAAAAGAAGATACTGAAACCTTAAATTTGTGCAAGAGCATGATGGAGAGAGGGGAATGGCCACCCCTCATGGTTGTCTTTGATCCTCATGAAGG GTTCACTGTTGAGGCAGACAGGTTTATAAAGgatttaacaataattacaGAATATGTTGGAGACGTTGATTACTTAAAGAAGCGCGAAAATGATGATGGGGATAGCATGATGACATTGCTTTCTGCTGCTGATCATTCAAAAAGCCTTGTCATTTGTCCTGACAGGCGTAGTAACATTGCCCGCTTCATCAATGGCATTAACAATCACACGCT GGATGGGAAAAAGAAGCAGAACCTCAAATGTGTGAGATTTGATGTCAATGGTGAGTGTCGGGTTTTACTGATTGCAAACAGAGATATACCAAAGGGAGAGAGGTTGTACTATGATTACAATGGATATGAGCATGAATACCCAACTGAGCACTTTGTCTAa